The following proteins are co-located in the Halarcobacter sp. genome:
- the tuf gene encoding elongation factor Tu, producing MAKEKFERSKPHVNIGTIGHVDHGKTTLTAAITMCLGLKNGQATMDYDQIDNAPEERERGITIATSHVEYETETRHYAHVDCPGHADYVKNMITGAAQMDGAILVIASTDGPMAQTREHILLSKQVGVPYIVVFLNKEDQLDDEDKEEMLELVEMEVRELLSEYDFPGDDTPIVAGSAFQALEEAKSGTAGEWSEKIYALMDEVDAYIPTPERDADQDFLMPVEDVFTIQGRGTVVTGRIEKGTIKLNEEIEIVGMRDTQKTTVTGIEMFRKEMDEGVAGDNAGILLRGIKKEDVQRGQVLVKPGSITPHTEFKGEVYILSKEEGGRHTPFFSGYRPQFYVRTTDVTGSCTLPEGTEMVMPGDNVEMTVSLVAPVALEKGTKFAIREGGRTVGAGVVAEIIK from the coding sequence ATGGCAAAAGAAAAATTCGAGCGAAGTAAACCGCACGTAAATATTGGTACTATTGGTCACGTTGACCACGGTAAAACTACATTAACAGCTGCAATCACTATGTGTTTAGGGCTTAAAAATGGTCAAGCAACTATGGATTATGATCAAATTGATAATGCTCCAGAAGAAAGAGAAAGAGGAATTACTATTGCTACTTCTCACGTTGAGTATGAAACTGAAACTAGACACTACGCACACGTAGATTGTCCAGGTCACGCCGATTATGTTAAAAACATGATTACTGGTGCTGCACAAATGGATGGTGCTATCTTAGTTATTGCTTCAACTGATGGACCTATGGCTCAAACTAGAGAGCACATTCTATTATCTAAACAAGTTGGTGTACCATACATCGTTGTATTCTTAAACAAAGAAGATCAACTTGATGATGAAGATAAAGAAGAGATGTTAGAATTAGTTGAAATGGAAGTTAGAGAATTATTATCTGAGTATGATTTCCCAGGTGACGATACTCCAATCGTAGCTGGATCTGCATTCCAAGCTTTAGAAGAAGCTAAATCTGGTACTGCTGGTGAGTGGTCAGAAAAAATCTATGCATTAATGGATGAAGTTGATGCTTATATCCCAACTCCAGAAAGAGATGCTGATCAAGATTTCTTAATGCCTGTAGAAGATGTATTTACTATTCAAGGTAGAGGTACAGTTGTAACTGGTAGAATTGAAAAAGGTACAATCAAACTAAACGAAGAGATTGAAATCGTTGGTATGAGAGATACACAAAAAACTACTGTAACTGGTATTGAAATGTTCAGAAAAGAGATGGACGAAGGTGTTGCTGGTGATAACGCTGGTATTCTTTTAAGAGGTATTAAAAAAGAAGATGTTCAAAGAGGACAAGTTCTTGTTAAGCCAGGTTCAATTACTCCACACACTGAATTTAAAGGTGAGGTATATATCCTTTCTAAAGAGGAAGGTGGTAGACATACTCCATTCTTCTCAGGATACAGACCACAATTTTATGTAAGAACAACAGACGTTACTGGTTCTTGTACTTTACCAGAAGGTACAGAAATGGTTATGCCAGGTGATAACGTTGAGATGACTGTTTCATTAGTTGCTCCAGTTGCTCTAGAAAAAGGTACTAAATTTGCTATTAGAGAAGGTGGTAGAACTGTTGGTGCTGGAGTTGTTGCTGAAATCATCAAGTAA
- the rpmG gene encoding 50S ribosomal protein L33, giving the protein MANGVSIKIGLKCEECGDINYTTYKNPKTYTEKMAIKKYSPRLKKHTIHKEVKLKS; this is encoded by the coding sequence ATGGCAAACGGAGTAAGTATTAAGATTGGACTAAAATGTGAAGAGTGTGGTGATATCAACTACACTACTTATAAAAATCCAAAAACATACACAGAAAAAATGGCTATTAAAAAATATAGCCCAAGATTAAAAAAACACACAATTCATAAAGAAGTTAAGTTAAAGTCGTAA
- a CDS encoding ATP-binding cassette domain-containing protein, whose product MQETVEIKHLKISTQEKDLVDISFKIENSTALIGQSGSGKSLTLKSILNLLPSNLNLKFDYNSSFELNSKNIGFIPQNPFTSLSPMTKIKNQFFCEKEKKEELFKLVGLDTKFLNRFPSELSGGQLQRVVIAIALSNEIKFLLLDEPTTALDENSKKTILELIYKLQKELNILTLFVTHDINSIKNICENIMIIKDGVIIEEGATNEVLNNPQSFYTKELINSTFENKDFRE is encoded by the coding sequence ATGCAAGAAACTGTAGAGATAAAACATCTTAAAATTTCAACTCAAGAGAAAGATTTAGTTGATATAAGTTTTAAAATAGAAAACTCTACAGCACTTATAGGTCAAAGTGGAAGTGGAAAGTCTTTGACCTTAAAATCAATACTAAACCTTCTTCCATCAAATTTAAATTTGAAATTCGATTATAATTCATCTTTTGAGTTAAATAGTAAAAATATAGGATTTATTCCACAAAACCCTTTTACTTCACTTTCTCCTATGACAAAAATTAAAAATCAATTTTTTTGTGAAAAAGAGAAAAAAGAGGAACTATTTAAACTTGTAGGACTTGATACAAAATTTTTAAATAGATTTCCAAGTGAACTTAGTGGGGGACAACTTCAACGGGTAGTTATAGCAATTGCACTTAGCAATGAAATAAAATTTTTACTTTTAGATGAACCAACAACAGCTTTAGATGAAAATTCAAAAAAAACAATTTTAGAATTAATATATAAGTTACAAAAAGAGTTAAATATACTAACTCTTTTTGTAACTCATGATATAAATTCAATAAAAAATATTTGCGAGAATATCATGATTATAAAAGATGGAGTGATTATTGAAGAGGGTGCTACAAATGAAGTACTTAATAATCCACAATCTTTTTACACAAAAGAGCTTATAAACTCAACTTTCGAAAACAAAGATTTTAGGGAATAA
- the secE gene encoding preprotein translocase subunit SecE, producing MNKLKTYYKNAKDELLKVIFPIKEQIRSAYLSVFVVVTVISLFLALIDAIMSLSLSAVMN from the coding sequence GTGAATAAATTAAAAACTTATTATAAAAATGCTAAAGATGAACTTTTAAAAGTTATTTTCCCTATCAAAGAGCAAATTAGATCTGCTTACCTTTCTGTATTTGTAGTTGTAACAGTGATTTCTCTATTTTTAGCATTAATTGATGCAATTATGTCTCTAAGCTTATCTGCTGTAATGAACTAA
- a CDS encoding PBP1A family penicillin-binding protein, which yields MIKYIFTFILLVGIAITGWLLSLYNDIRGDIDKVVNYNPPKTTQFFDKDGNLIANIFKKEHRLYVNYDDIPARVVEALVAIEDTHFFEHHGVNPDAISRAMIKNIKAMGYVEGASTLTQQLIKSVVLSREKKLMRKIKEALLAIRLETILTKEEILERYLNQVYFGHSYYGIRTAAQGYFRKDLFELNLKEIAILVGLPKAPSFYDPTKNLKFALTRANQVINRMHTLGWINEEEYKNSINYIPQVYNDTLTKNQAPYIVDYAIKLLHNDIDDIRSGGYRINLTIDLDAQKIAREALTYGYNRIIDRDNKLQKNPINNVIKRGEEKIPVEEGYFVDSLNGALVSIENNTGKILALVGGVDYTESSFNRAVQSKRQPGSAAKPFLYQTALDLGYSPASQLVDIGRTYEYEIDGEEKIWQPKNYGGKFKGIITLRESLIHSRNLATINLVTDVGIGEMYKGLENFGITGMPRDLSITLGSFSISPLDLSKAYSSFSNDGIQVTPYMINSITNSKGDTISFEPQTKYVDSPEQIYLMKTILKDVVQRGTGRRAKVKGLELAGKTGTTNSNVDAWFCGFSPTIQTVVWFGKDNNAPMRRSEGGGTTAAPSFSYFYKKYLEIHPEIQREFEMPDNVKTSYVNGHKEYYTETSPLPKVQMPVINKSSSGEVIEF from the coding sequence ATGATTAAATATATTTTTACATTTATACTATTAGTTGGTATTGCAATCACAGGGTGGCTATTAAGTTTATATAATGATATTAGAGGTGATATAGATAAAGTTGTTAATTACAATCCTCCAAAAACAACGCAGTTTTTTGATAAAGATGGAAATTTAATTGCTAATATATTTAAAAAAGAACATAGACTATATGTAAACTATGATGATATTCCAGCTAGAGTAGTAGAAGCACTTGTAGCAATAGAAGATACACATTTTTTCGAACACCATGGAGTAAATCCAGATGCTATTAGTAGAGCAATGATTAAAAATATTAAAGCTATGGGTTATGTTGAGGGAGCTAGTACTTTAACACAACAATTAATAAAAAGTGTTGTGTTAAGTAGAGAAAAAAAATTGATGAGAAAAATCAAAGAAGCTTTACTTGCAATAAGACTTGAAACAATATTAACAAAAGAAGAGATTCTTGAAAGATATTTAAATCAAGTATATTTTGGACATAGTTATTATGGTATTCGTACTGCAGCACAAGGTTATTTTAGAAAAGATTTATTTGAATTAAATTTAAAAGAGATTGCTATATTAGTAGGACTTCCAAAAGCTCCAAGTTTTTATGATCCAACCAAGAATTTAAAATTTGCCCTAACAAGAGCAAATCAAGTTATAAATAGAATGCATACACTAGGTTGGATAAATGAGGAAGAATATAAAAATTCAATAAACTATATCCCTCAAGTTTATAATGATACTTTAACTAAAAATCAGGCTCCTTATATTGTAGATTATGCAATAAAACTATTGCACAACGATATTGATGATATTAGATCAGGTGGTTATAGAATTAACCTTACAATCGATTTAGATGCACAAAAAATAGCAAGAGAAGCATTGACATATGGATATAATAGAATTATTGATAGAGATAACAAATTACAAAAAAATCCAATTAACAATGTAATAAAAAGAGGTGAAGAAAAAATTCCTGTCGAAGAAGGATATTTTGTAGATTCACTTAATGGTGCATTAGTATCAATAGAAAATAATACAGGTAAAATTTTAGCATTAGTTGGTGGGGTTGATTATACAGAATCATCATTTAATAGAGCCGTACAAAGCAAAAGACAACCAGGATCTGCTGCTAAACCTTTTCTTTATCAAACAGCTTTAGATTTAGGATATTCACCAGCTTCTCAGCTTGTAGATATTGGTAGAACTTATGAATATGAAATTGATGGGGAAGAAAAAATATGGCAACCAAAAAATTATGGTGGAAAATTTAAAGGGATAATAACATTAAGAGAATCCCTAATACACTCAAGAAATCTAGCTACAATTAACTTAGTTACTGATGTAGGTATCGGGGAGATGTATAAAGGTCTTGAAAACTTTGGTATTACAGGTATGCCTAGAGATTTATCAATCACACTAGGTTCTTTTTCTATATCTCCACTTGATTTAAGTAAAGCTTATAGTTCATTTTCCAATGATGGTATTCAAGTTACACCTTATATGATTAACTCTATTACGAATAGTAAAGGTGACACAATAAGTTTTGAACCTCAAACTAAATATGTAGATTCTCCTGAACAAATTTATCTTATGAAAACAATCTTAAAAGATGTAGTTCAAAGAGGAACAGGAAGACGTGCAAAAGTAAAAGGATTAGAACTTGCAGGAAAAACAGGAACAACAAATAGTAATGTTGATGCATGGTTTTGTGGTTTTTCTCCAACTATCCAAACAGTTGTCTGGTTTGGGAAAGACAATAATGCTCCTATGAGAAGAAGCGAAGGTGGAGGGACTACAGCAGCTCCTTCATTCTCTTATTTTTATAAAAAATACTTGGAGATACATCCTGAAATACAAAGAGAGTTTGAAATGCCTGATAATGTTAAAACATCTTATGTAAATGGTCACAAAGAATACTATACAGAAACATCTCCTTTACCTAAAGTACAAATGCCTGTTATTAATAAATCTTCTTCAGGAGAGGTAATAGAGTTCTAA
- the gpmI gene encoding 2,3-bisphosphoglycerate-independent phosphoglycerate mutase: protein MSKKAILVITDGIGFNESESYNAFVNAETPTYDYLFKNVPYSLIHTYGKYVGLPDGQMGNSEVGHMTIGSGRVLYQDLVKINMAIENNTLKDNEIIKSTIKTSNNIHLIGLLSDGGVHSHIEHIIALAKIAKSNNKKVFIHAITDGRDVAPNCAGKYIKQILDICDEDIKLATIAGRYYSMDRDSRWERVQKGYDAIAFAQPKISTSPLDFIENSYKEEIFDEFLIPSAFEGYEGLSENDGIIFCNFRSDRMREISTAMANSNFTEFKRFEDKLNIATMTQYDKNLPLPVIFPKETPKNTLAEVISNAGLTQLHTAETEKYAHVTFFFNGGVEEPVLNESRVLIPSPKVATYDLKPEMSAPEVGVEVLKAMDENTDFIVVNFANGDMVGHTGVYEAGIKAVEAVDKEIGLIIEKAKEKDYSLILTSDHGNCEMMKDNEGKTLTNHTVGDVFCFVMAENVSKVKEGSLNNIAPTVLKLMDVEKPAQMDEALV from the coding sequence ATGAGCAAAAAAGCAATCTTAGTAATTACCGATGGTATAGGGTTTAATGAATCAGAAAGTTATAATGCTTTTGTAAATGCAGAAACTCCTACATACGATTATCTATTTAAAAATGTACCTTATTCATTAATCCACACATATGGTAAATATGTTGGTTTACCAGATGGACAAATGGGAAACTCTGAAGTTGGACATATGACAATTGGTAGTGGTAGAGTATTGTACCAAGACTTAGTGAAAATTAATATGGCTATTGAGAATAATACATTAAAAGATAATGAAATTATAAAATCAACAATAAAAACTTCTAATAATATTCATTTAATTGGACTTTTAAGTGATGGTGGAGTTCATTCACATATAGAACATATAATAGCCCTTGCAAAAATTGCAAAATCAAATAATAAAAAAGTTTTTATTCATGCAATAACTGATGGTAGAGATGTAGCACCTAATTGTGCAGGAAAATATATTAAACAAATTTTAGATATTTGTGATGAAGATATAAAATTAGCAACAATTGCTGGAAGATATTATTCTATGGATAGGGATTCAAGATGGGAAAGAGTTCAAAAAGGTTATGATGCTATAGCTTTTGCACAACCCAAAATTTCTACAAGTCCATTAGATTTCATAGAAAATTCATATAAAGAGGAGATTTTTGATGAATTTTTAATACCAAGTGCTTTTGAAGGGTATGAAGGCTTATCTGAAAATGATGGAATAATTTTTTGTAACTTTAGAAGTGACAGAATGAGAGAGATATCAACTGCAATGGCAAATAGCAATTTTACTGAATTTAAAAGATTTGAAGATAAGTTAAATATTGCAACTATGACACAATATGATAAAAACCTTCCTTTACCAGTAATCTTTCCAAAAGAAACACCAAAAAATACTTTAGCAGAAGTGATATCTAATGCAGGTCTAACTCAACTTCATACAGCTGAAACAGAAAAATATGCCCATGTAACATTCTTCTTTAATGGGGGAGTTGAAGAACCTGTATTAAATGAAAGTAGAGTTTTAATCCCTTCTCCCAAAGTAGCAACATATGATTTAAAACCAGAAATGAGTGCGCCTGAAGTAGGTGTTGAAGTTTTAAAAGCTATGGATGAAAATACTGATTTTATTGTTGTAAACTTTGCAAATGGAGATATGGTAGGACATACTGGTGTTTATGAAGCTGGTATAAAAGCAGTTGAAGCAGTTGATAAAGAGATTGGTTTAATTATTGAAAAAGCAAAAGAGAAAGATTATAGTTTAATATTAACAAGTGATCATGGAAACTGTGAAATGATGAAAGACAATGAAGGTAAAACTCTAACTAATCATACAGTAGGAGATGTATTTTGTTTTGTAATGGCTGAAAATGTATCTAAAGTTAAAGAGGGAAGCTTAAATAATATTGCACCAACAGTATTAAAACTAATGGATGTAGAGAAACCTGCCCAAATGGATGAGGCTTTAGTTTAA
- the murD gene encoding UDP-N-acetylmuramoyl-L-alanine--D-glutamate ligase, whose amino-acid sequence MIRVLGKGLTAQAIKNKYDDVMLYDDSDFDKYDLESDDITIVSPGIPPFNEMVKKAKNIQSDYDLLFNDMPFSIWISGTNGKTTTTQMIQHLLESKGSVCGGNIGTPITSLDKNAPIWILETSSFTFHYTNIAKPNLYVLLPISEDHISWHGSFKEYEEAKLKPLSMMVEGEIVIIPEEYKDYPTSAMKITYKDSNDLCSYFNIEKEKIDFKEPFLLDALLALATKKIVFDEIDYEKINTYKVDKHKVEEFYDKQNRLWVDDSKATNIDATINALPSYKDKKIYLILGGDDKGANLKPLFEFLKDYKIEIYSIGTNSERISKYCNEYKLKNFQCNLLEKAVEEISKKHDKNAVSILSPAAASLDQFSSYKQRGKEFKKFVSSLSLN is encoded by the coding sequence ATGATAAGAGTACTTGGTAAGGGATTAACCGCACAAGCTATTAAAAATAAATATGATGATGTTATGTTATATGATGATAGTGATTTTGATAAATATGATTTAGAATCAGATGATATAACTATTGTAAGTCCAGGTATTCCACCTTTTAATGAAATGGTTAAAAAAGCAAAAAATATTCAAAGTGATTATGATTTACTTTTTAACGATATGCCTTTTTCTATTTGGATTAGTGGAACTAATGGAAAAACTACAACTACACAAATGATTCAACATCTATTAGAATCTAAAGGTAGTGTTTGTGGAGGTAATATTGGCACACCAATTACCAGCTTAGATAAAAATGCACCTATATGGATTCTTGAAACCTCTTCTTTCACCTTTCATTATACAAACATAGCAAAACCCAACTTATATGTATTGTTACCCATATCTGAAGATCATATCTCTTGGCATGGAAGTTTTAAAGAATATGAAGAAGCAAAATTAAAACCCTTGTCAATGATGGTTGAGGGTGAAATCGTAATAATACCTGAAGAGTATAAAGATTATCCTACAAGTGCAATGAAGATTACATATAAAGATAGTAATGATTTATGTTCATATTTTAATATAGAAAAAGAAAAAATTGATTTTAAAGAACCTTTTTTATTAGATGCCTTATTAGCTTTAGCTACAAAAAAAATAGTTTTTGATGAAATTGATTATGAAAAGATAAATACTTATAAAGTAGATAAACATAAAGTAGAAGAGTTTTATGATAAACAAAATAGATTGTGGGTGGATGATAGTAAAGCTACAAATATAGATGCGACAATTAATGCACTTCCATCATATAAAGATAAAAAGATATATTTAATTTTAGGTGGAGATGACAAAGGCGCAAATTTAAAACCCCTTTTTGAGTTTTTAAAAGATTATAAAATTGAAATTTATTCAATAGGAACTAATAGTGAAAGAATTTCTAAATATTGTAATGAATATAAATTAAAAAATTTCCAATGTAATCTTCTAGAAAAAGCAGTAGAAGAAATATCAAAAAAACACGACAAAAACGCAGTTTCTATCCTTTCACCAGCTGCTGCATCCCTTGATCAATTTAGTTCTTATAAACAAAGAGGAAAAGAATTTAAAAAATTTGTTTCCAGTTTAAGCTTAAATTAA
- the nusG gene encoding transcription termination/antitermination protein NusG encodes MAQQWYAIQTHSGSELTVKRALERLAEEMADGKISEVLVPTEDLIEVKKGNKTIVERPLYPAYAFAKIDLDTALWHRIQSMPKVGRFIGESKKPTPLSKKDIDSILDKVQNRAAAKPKISFDEGEMVRINEGPFANFNGVVEDFDMASGLLKLNVSIFGRNTPVEINYTQVERVV; translated from the coding sequence ATGGCACAACAATGGTATGCAATACAAACTCACTCAGGTAGTGAATTAACTGTAAAAAGAGCATTAGAAAGATTAGCAGAAGAGATGGCTGATGGTAAAATCTCTGAAGTATTAGTTCCTACAGAAGATTTAATCGAGGTTAAAAAAGGTAATAAAACAATTGTAGAAAGACCTTTATATCCAGCATATGCTTTTGCTAAAATTGATTTAGATACAGCATTATGGCATCGAATCCAATCAATGCCAAAAGTTGGAAGATTTATTGGTGAATCTAAAAAACCAACTCCTTTATCAAAAAAAGATATTGATTCAATTTTAGACAAAGTTCAAAATAGAGCTGCTGCTAAACCAAAAATCTCATTTGATGAGGGTGAAATGGTTAGAATCAATGAAGGTCCATTTGCAAACTTCAATGGTGTAGTTGAAGATTTCGATATGGCTTCAGGACTATTAAAACTAAATGTTTCAATTTTCGGAAGAAATACTCCAGTTGAAATAAATTACACTCAAGTAGAAAGAGTAGTATAA
- the mraY gene encoding phospho-N-acetylmuramoyl-pentapeptide-transferase encodes MFYWFYRHLDINIFQYISVRAGIAFFISFFLTMYLLPKFVKWARSKKASQPIYEYAPESHQEKAGTPTMGGVVFTFSTIIATLLTVKLNNFYVVGALLILGGFSFIGFKDDISKILKNSNSAGLTPKGKLILQFLAACIVSIVLVVYHHTTTLYTPFYKYPLFDMSYFAIAFWMLVIVSASNAVNLTDGLDGLATVPSIIAFVTLSGLVYVSGHAIFSSYLLLPSIQTSGELAIIGSALIGSLIAFLWYNCHPAQVFMGDSGSLPLGAFMGYMAIVAKSEILLVLIGLVFVIETVSVILQVGSYKLRQKRIFLMAPIHHHFEQKGWKENKIIVRFWIVSFMANLVALLSLKIR; translated from the coding sequence TTGTTTTATTGGTTTTATAGACATCTAGATATAAATATATTTCAATATATTTCTGTGCGTGCGGGAATTGCATTTTTTATTTCATTTTTTTTAACAATGTATTTACTTCCTAAGTTTGTTAAATGGGCAAGGTCAAAAAAGGCTTCACAACCTATTTATGAATATGCACCTGAATCTCATCAAGAAAAAGCAGGAACTCCAACAATGGGTGGAGTTGTTTTTACCTTTTCTACAATAATTGCAACTTTATTAACAGTAAAATTAAACAATTTTTATGTGGTGGGAGCACTTTTGATTTTGGGTGGATTCTCTTTTATTGGATTTAAAGATGACATCTCTAAGATTTTAAAAAATAGCAATTCTGCTGGATTAACCCCAAAAGGAAAACTAATTTTACAATTTTTAGCTGCTTGCATTGTTTCTATTGTTTTAGTCGTTTATCATCATACAACTACTTTATATACACCATTTTATAAATATCCACTTTTTGACATGAGTTATTTTGCTATTGCATTTTGGATGCTGGTTATTGTGTCAGCTTCAAATGCAGTTAATCTTACAGATGGATTAGATGGTTTAGCTACAGTACCTTCTATAATTGCATTTGTAACTCTTTCTGGTTTAGTGTATGTAAGTGGACATGCTATATTTTCATCATATTTGTTATTACCTAGTATTCAAACCTCAGGGGAGTTAGCAATAATAGGCTCAGCTCTTATAGGCTCTTTGATAGCATTTCTTTGGTATAACTGTCACCCTGCACAAGTATTCATGGGTGACAGTGGTTCTTTACCTTTAGGAGCATTTATGGGTTATATGGCAATTGTAGCAAAATCTGAAATACTACTTGTACTAATAGGACTTGTATTTGTTATAGAGACAGTATCTGTAATATTACAAGTTGGTTCATATAAACTTAGACAAAAAAGGATATTTTTAATGGCTCCAATTCATCACCATTTTGAACAGAAGGGTTGGAAAGAAAATAAAATTATAGTTAGATTTTGGATTGTTTCTTTTATGGCAAATTTAGTTGCTTTATTGAGTCTAAAAATTAGATAA
- the glnA gene encoding type I glutamate--ammonia ligase: MGKFVNNIEEFFKYCEENEVKFVDLRFSDMKGMWHHLTYMLSAVNEDNLTNGMPFDGSSVDAWQPINKSDMILKPDVETAFLDPFTADSTIILFCDVYDIYKNELYEKCPRSIAKKALSHLSESGLGDVAYFGPENEFFIFDDVKIIDDINESYYKVDSEEGCWSDATDYEMGNMGHRPRTKGGYFPVQPTDSMVDLRAEMMQILEQVGLEVTLGHHEVAQAQGEIGVVFGDLIEAADNVQKYKYVCKMVAHLNGKSCTFMPKPLFGDNGNGMHVHQSIWKEGKNLFYSEGEYGNLSETARHYIGGIFKHARAVAAFTNASTNSYKRLIPGFEAPSILTYSSQNRSASCRIPYGAGEKATRIEMRFPDSTSCPYLAFAAMLMAGLDGIANKYEPVGPMDDDLFELELDEIRERKIPQMPHTLRGSLEALIRDNDFLKPVFSQEMIDTYQHYKFETQVWPDEARPTAFEFKSTYSC, from the coding sequence ATGGGAAAATTTGTTAATAATATTGAAGAGTTTTTCAAATATTGTGAAGAGAACGAAGTAAAATTTGTTGATCTTAGATTTTCAGATATGAAAGGTATGTGGCATCATCTAACTTATATGTTAAGTGCGGTAAATGAAGATAACTTAACTAACGGTATGCCATTTGATGGTTCATCAGTTGACGCATGGCAGCCAATTAATAAATCAGATATGATTTTAAAACCAGATGTTGAAACTGCATTTTTAGATCCATTTACAGCTGATTCAACAATTATTTTATTTTGTGATGTATATGATATTTATAAAAATGAATTATATGAAAAATGTCCAAGATCTATTGCAAAAAAAGCATTATCACACTTATCAGAATCAGGATTAGGTGACGTAGCTTATTTTGGACCAGAAAATGAGTTCTTTATTTTTGATGATGTAAAAATTATTGATGATATTAATGAATCTTACTATAAAGTTGATTCTGAAGAGGGTTGTTGGTCTGATGCAACTGATTATGAAATGGGGAATATGGGGCATAGACCTAGAACTAAAGGTGGATACTTCCCAGTACAACCAACAGATTCTATGGTAGATTTAAGAGCAGAAATGATGCAAATTTTAGAGCAAGTAGGTCTAGAAGTTACACTTGGTCACCATGAAGTTGCACAAGCTCAAGGTGAGATTGGTGTTGTATTTGGAGATTTAATTGAAGCTGCTGATAATGTACAAAAATATAAATATGTTTGTAAAATGGTTGCACACTTAAATGGTAAATCTTGTACATTTATGCCAAAACCACTATTTGGTGATAATGGTAATGGTATGCACGTTCACCAATCTATTTGGAAAGAGGGTAAAAACTTATTCTATTCTGAAGGTGAATATGGTAATTTAAGTGAAACTGCTAGACATTATATTGGTGGTATCTTTAAACACGCTCGTGCAGTTGCTGCATTTACTAATGCATCAACTAACTCTTATAAAAGATTAATCCCAGGATTTGAAGCTCCTTCAATCTTAACTTACTCTTCACAAAACAGATCTGCATCTTGTAGAATTCCTTATGGTGCAGGTGAAAAAGCGACTAGAATCGAAATGAGATTCCCAGATTCAACTTCTTGTCCTTATTTAGCATTTGCTGCAATGTTAATGGCTGGTCTTGATGGTATCGCAAATAAATACGAGCCTGTAGGTCCAATGGATGATGACTTATTTGAATTAGAATTAGATGAAATTAGAGAAAGAAAAATTCCTCAAATGCCTCATACTTTAAGAGGATCTTTAGAAGCATTAATTAGAGATAATGATTTCTTAAAACCTGTATTCTCTCAAGAAATGATTGATACATATCAACACTATAAATTTGAAACTCAAGTTTGGCCTGACGAAGCTAGACCAACTGCATTCGAATTTAAATCAACTTATTCTTGTTAG